A segment of the Allosaccharopolyspora coralli genome:
GGACCGCAGCGCAGAAGTCCTGCGGCGGCGCGTGTGCGGGGATCGTCGCGATCTCTCGTCGGGACGAGAACGCCGGGCCAGAGCTCGGTCCAGGCGGGATCGGCGAGCATCGCTTGCTCGGCTCCGACACCCGAGTCGCGGCGTACTGCTTCACGAGTGAGGACACCGAAGAGCGCGGCGCACGGGTGGGCGGCGGACGGGGAGGCGATCTGTGTCGTAGTCACACAGGGAAGAGGACGGAACCGCCTGTTCTGATTGTCCCCTTTCGAGTGATCGTGGCGGTCCGGGCAAATCCGTTGCTCCGGAGTGAAACCGCCGGGACACTGCCTCCGTGCTGATTCGCCCGGAACGCCCGCAGGACATCGACGCCGTTCGAACGGTGCACACAGCCGCGTTCGAGCGCGACGACGGTGCGAGGCCGGTCGAGGTGGGGCTGCTCGACGCGCTCCGTCGGTGCGAAGACTGGATTCCGGCGTTGTCCCTGGTGGCTGAGCAGGACGACACCGTCGTCGGCCACGTCGTGTGTACGCGAGGCCACGTCGGCGGCCACCTCGCCCTCGGACTCGGACCGATCGGCGTGCTGCCGGCGAACCAGGGAAGCGGTGTCGGCGCGGCGCTCATGCACGCGGTCCTCGCCGCCGCCGACGCGCGCGGTGAGAGGCTCGTGGCACTGCTGGGCGACCCCGCCTACTACCGGAGATTCGACTTCGTTCCCTCCACCCGGCACCGGATCGACCCGCCGGATCCGACATGGGGACCGTACTTCCAGGTCCGCCCGTTGACGGCGCACGACGGCACCGTGCACGGAACGTTCCGCTACGCCGCCCCGTTCGCCGACCTCGGCGGCTGAGGATGCACAGCGCGCTCGTCAGGCGCGCCAGTGCCGCGTCGTCCACATCGGCATCGAGCCATCAGACGATACGGCGAGCGTGATCGCCGCGAGCGAACTCAGCTCACGCAGGCGGCCAGCGCGGAATGCACCATCACCCGCACGCCGACGAACAGGGCCCGCTCGTCCAGCACGAACGTGGGACGGTGCAGGTCCAGCGGCTTACCCTCACCGGACCACACCCCGAGCCTGCCGAACGATCCCGGCACGTGCTCCAGGTACCAGCCGAAGTCCTCTCCGCCGGAGGACTGGACGGTGCCGGTCAACCCGCGTTCGCCCAACGCCGCCTCGACACCGCCGCGCAGCAGCCGGGTACTGCCCGCGTCGTTGACCACCGGCGGAACACCACGCCGGTGCAGCAGGTCGAAGCCCACGCCCAGCGGTGCGAGCAGGCTCGACGTGAGTTCGTGCATCAGCGGTTCCAGCTCCGCCCAGGTGTCACGATCACCGGTACGCAACGTCCCTCGGACGACGCCGTCCTGCGGGATCGCGTTCGGCGCCTCACCCGCGTGCACGGCACCCCACACCAGCACCGTCCCCGTGCGCGGGTCCACCCGCCTCGACAGCAAGGTCGGCAGCCCGGTGATCACCGTGCCCAGCGCGTGGACGAGATCGCCGGTCAGGTGTGGGCGGGAGGTGTGACCGCCCGGCGAGTTCAGGCGGATCTCCACCAGGTCCGCCGCGGAGGTGATCGGCCCGACGCGGGTGCCGATCTGGCCCACCGGCAGCCGCGGATCGCAGTGCAGGCCGAAGATCCGCTCCACCCCGTCGAGGCCCCCGGCTTCGAGCACGTCCAACGCACCGCCGGGCATCACCTCCTCGGCGGGCTGGAAGACCAGCCGAATACGTCCAGGCAGCTCCGGGGCGCTCGCCAGCGCTTTCGCGGCCGCGAGCAGGATCGCGGTGTGCGCGTCGTGCCCGCACGCGTGCGCGACACCATCCACAGTGGACGAACAGGACAGCCCGGTGGCCTCGGTCAGCGGCAGCGCGTCGATGTCCGCCCGCAACGCGACGGTGCGCGGACCGTGCGGCGACTCCGGGCCGATGTCGCAGATCAGGCCAGTTCCCTGAGGCAGCACCTTCGGTTCGAGGCCGACGGACTCCAGCTCGTCGACGAGGAAGTCGGTCGTGGCGCGCTCACGGCGCGCCAGTTCGGGGTGGGCGTGCAGGTGGCGGCGCCACCGGACGACCTGCTCGGCGTTGTCCGCCAGCCACGAGTCCAACCAGGACGGGCCGCGCCCGGCGCCGAAATCCTCCACCGCACCGGGATCGACGTCCCCGACGGCATCAGACCCCACAAGGGACATGGTGCTCGCGGTGGCCGCTTCCGGCTCGACGACATCGAGCGCGCCGCGTTCGGCCCGCTCCGCCTCGTCCCAGTCCGGGCGCGCCGCAACCCCGCCACGCGGGCGTCCCGGCTCCGGCTCGCGAGAATCCACCACCGTCACGTCCATCCTCCGAATCCCGCGCGGTCGACCCGCACGACTGTTCTGCACACCGCGATTTCGGTTCGCCGAACAACACGCGGCTCGACTCTTCACTGCCCGGACTCGTCCGTCCCGAGTTCCGGCGGGCGGGCCGAGGGATGCCGTCGCTGCGAACCCCGGCGCTGGACCGATGCGGTCAACCTGTCCCGCTGGTCCGGGTCGGTGGCCGCGGCGAGGACCGTCTCCGCCAGCGCTCGCGCGCCGTCCAGCACAGCCTGTTCGCCCGACTCCGAGGCGCACGCCGTGGCGAACTCCGCCTGGTGGTTCACCGCGTCACCGCAGTCCACCGCGATCAGCGGGTGAATCGCGGGCAGTTCCCTGGTCACGTTTCCCATGTCCGTGCTGCCGAAAGTGCGGGTGCGCTCCTCGGCACGAGTCACCGGCGTCCGCTCGGTCTCGGAGATCGCCGACCGGTACGCCTCGACCAGCCACGGGTCGGCGTCGAGTTCGGTGTAGACCGGCGAGACGAGGGTGACCTCGCACGTACACCCGGTGGCCACGGCCCCGGCGTCGAAACAGGCGCGGATACGGTTCTCCAGGCGCTGCAACGACTGTGTTCCGGCGGCACGAAGGTTGAACACCGCCGAGGTGTGCGCGGGAACGATGTTCGGCGCCGCGCCACCCTCCGTCACGATACCGTGCACCATCTGTTGCGGTTCGAGGTGTTGACGCGCCAGTCCGATCGCCACTTGCGCGACGGTCAGAGCGTCGGCGGCGTTGACCCCCAACTCAGGAGCGGAGGCCGCGTGCGAAGCACGTCCCGTGTAGCGCACTTCGAGGTCGACGATCGCCAGCGACGACGGGCGGCACACATCCTCCGGGGCCGGATGCACCATCGCCGCGAGTGCGACCTCGTCGAACAGGCCCGCACGAAGCATCACGATCTTGCCTCCGCCGGTCTCCTCGGCCGGTGTCCCGAGCACCCGCACCCGGAGCCCGAGTTCGTCGGCGACCTCGGCGAGTGCGAGGGCCGCTCCCACCGAGGACGCGGCGATGATGTTGTGCCCACACGCGTGGCCGACCTCGGGCAACGCGTCGTACTCGGCGCACAGTCCGACGACGAGGTCGCCTTCGCCCTTCTCGGCCACGAAAGCCGTGTCGAGTCCGGCGACCGGCGCCTGCACGCGGAAACCCTGGTCGGCGAGCAGTTCCGTGATCTTCGCGGCACTGCGGTACTCGGCGAAGGAGACTTCGGGTTCGGCGTGCAAACTGTGCGCGAGCGCGAGGAGTGTCTCGCGATGCCGATGCACCGCCGCGTGGCACGTGGCGACCAGGCCGGACCGCTCGGTGCCGGGTTCCGGATCGGGCCGGTCGGGATCCCCTCCGGAGCGGGGTGCGGGCACGTTACTCATGACCCCCCGCATCTTGCACCATGCGGGCGCGGCGAGCGGCGTTCCGTCCGGTCGTGCTGCCCACCGGAGCGTGTGCTGCGCCGAATGGACGCGCGTTGTTCGGCTCGGGTGGTCAACAGGCTCGAGCGACAGGTGCGCGGCTGCGGGGTGTGGAAAGGGTGTGGGCCGGCACCGGTCGGGGGGCTTCCCGGTGCCGGCCCACGTCTGTGGGGCCACGCCCGATCGGGATCCGCAGCCGCCGTGTCGCGTGAAGTTTCGGTTGAAGCTTCACATTCTTGGGCGTCGCGGTTCCCTAGTGGTCATGCGTGGTGATGCTCGCTCACGCTCACCACATCGTGTTCGGTTGTGAAAATCCCACAGGTTCGGCTCGAGGTCCAGACCCGTGGCGACAATTCGTAGAACGCATTTCGACACAACGGAGCGGGGCGCGTTCCGTGCTCACTTCTTTCCGGAGAACTTCACGAAAAAGGTCGGCTTCCCACGCAACCGTCGCGTCAACAACACCAACGCGATGAGCACCAAACCCACGATGCCCACCGTCAAACGATCCTGCGACGGCATTTCCGGAGCGTCGTCCTTGGGCAGATCCACCTCCGGCGCCGGCTCGGGTCCGGGCTCGGGTGGCGGCTGCTGCGCGACGACCACCCGCGACACGACCGGCTCCGCGACGGCCTCGGGCTGCTCCGCCTGCGGCCCCACCAGCAGGAAACACGCCGCGGCCAGAGCCGTGACCGTCGAGACCGTTCTGCGCATGATCGCTGGGCCACCCTTCCGCTCCGGCGCCGAACCGCTGATCACACGAGTGATCGTCACCCGTACCGGTTCATTTGATCATAGTCGGTGACCGCGCGGGAGGACCGCCGGAACACCGTCACGGATCGGCTCAGCGCCGCTCCGACTGCAACCGTTCCGTGAGCTCGTCGACGACCAGCCTGTCCCTGCGGATGCTGTCCGAGCGATAGGCCGCTCGCCCGACGAGCTGCGCCAGGATCGGCGCCGTCAGCAGCTGCAACAGCGCGACCAGCAACAGCCCCGTCGCGTACCGGAACTCCAGCTCCACCGCCGTGCCCAGCAGAATCAGGATCAGGCCCAGCGTCTGCGGCTTCGTCGCCGCCTGCAGCCGCGAGGTCACGTCGGGGAACGTCACGAGACCGATCGCACCGAACACGCACGACACCGCGCCCGTGATCATCAGGATCGCGGCGAGAATCTCGTCCCAGCTCATCGGTACGGCTCCTTCTTCTCGACGAGGCGGGCCGCGCTCACCGAACCGATGAACGCCAACAAGGCGAACGCCGCGAGCAACGCCACGTTCGACCCGTCCTGCTGTGCCGCCATCCCCACGCAGGTGCCGCCCACGATCAGCGTCACGAACACGTCGAGCGCCACGATCCGGTCCAATGTGGTCCGGCCGAGCATCAACCGTGCGAGCACCATCAGGGCCGCGACACACAGCAGGCCGAACACCAGGACGTACACCGCTGACATCGTCATTGCCGACCGCCTTCCGATGCCGAGTCCGTCGCGGGCGTGCCCGGCACCGCCTCTTCCGGAACGGCGCACCGCACGAGATCCGACTGTGCGCCGACCGCGCGCACGACCCGGCGCTCGAGCGCGTGGAACTCCCGGCGAACCGCTTCCACGTCACTGGTGGCGAGCGCGTACACGTAACAGATCCGGTTCGCCCGGTCGATCTGCATCACGAACCTGCCCGGTGCCATCGACAGGGCGTTCGCGGTCATCGCGGTCAGGTGGTCGGAGTCGGTCATCGTCCGCACCGCGACGATGGACGCCGTCGTCCTCGGCCCGTACCGCACCGACTGCCAGGACACCCGGATCGTCGAGCTCACCAGGTCGTAGGCCAGGTACAGAGCCAGCCGCAGCAGACTCCACGGACGCAGGACGATGTTGGTGTCGATCGGCGGGACCGGGAAGACCAGGCTCACCAGAACGCCGACGAGCAGCCCGAAGAACACGGTGCCGACGTCGATCGTGCCCCACAGCAGGACCCAGACCAGCGTGAGCCAGCCGACCAGCGGCAGCCTCCTGACGATCCGCCGGATCGGCCTGCGTTTGCTCACGACCTGCTCAGCCACCGGAACCACCTCCCAGGACGGCCGTGCGGTACGCCTCGCCGTGCATGAGGTCCTCGGCAGCACGGGCACTGACGTCGGCGAGCGGGCCGGCCAGCACCGCGATCATCACGCTCGCCGCCACCAGCACCCCGGTGGCCAGCACCATCGGCTTCGAGGTCGTCCCGGTCCCGACGACGAGCTCGTCCTGGGGATCCGGGTCGCCCTCGGGCGCCTTGACCTGGCCCCAGAAGGCGCGGGTCCACACGCGGGCCATCGCGTACAGCGTGAGCAAGCTGGTCAGCACCGCGCCGCCGGTGACGACGTAGGCCGCCCAGGTCCCCGCGTTGACGCCCGCCTGCAGCAACGCCAGCTTCGCGATGAAGCCCGAGAACGGAGGCACCCCGGCCAACGTCAACGCAGGCACCGCGAACAGCACCGCGATCAGCGGGGCGGCCTTGGACAGCCCGCCCATCCGGCTCAGCGCCACCGTGCCCGTGTGCCGGGTGATCAGCCCGCTGACAAGGAACAACGTCGCCTGCACGGTGATGTGGTGGACGACGTAGAGGATCACGCCGGTCAGCCCGGCACCGTCGTAGACGCCGAGCCCGAAGAGCATGTACCCGATGTGACTGACGAGCAGGAACGACAACATCCGGTTGAGGTCGTTCTGCGCCAGCGCCCCGAGCGCACCGATGATCATCGTGGTCAGCGCGATCCCGAGCATCAGATACCAGCTCGCCTCGTGGGTGAACACCAGCGTCTGAGTCCGGATCAGCGCGTACACGCCGACCTTGGTGAGCAGGCCCGCGAACACGGCCGTCACCGGTGCGGGCGCCGTCGGGTAACTGTCCGGGAGCCAGAAGTGCAGCGGCACCATCGCCGACTTCACGCCGAAGACGATGACCACGAGCAGGCCGAGTGCGGTCTGCAGACCCTCCGGCAGAGCGGCGACCTTGACCCCGAGGTCGGCCATGTTCACCGTGCCGGTCGAGGCGTACACCAACGCGATCATCGTGATGAACAGCAGCGACGAGACGAGGCTGACGATCACGTACGTCATTCCCGCGCGGATCCGCTCCGCGGTGCTGCGTCGCGTGATGAGCACGTACGACGAGGAGAGCATCAGCTCGAAGGCGACGAACAGGTTGAACAGGTCGCCGGTGAGGTAGGCCAGCGAGACCCCCGAGCACAGCACCAGATACATCGGGTGGAACGTCGTGCTCGAGACACCCCGGCCGTAGTCGGTGATCCGCTGGCCGATGGAGTAGACCAGCACCGCGAAGGTCACCAGCGCGGAGACGAGCAACAGCAGTGACGACAACCGGTCGGCGACGAGACTGATGCCGGCCGGTGCCGCCCAGTCCCCCAGCTGCAGCACGATCGGGCCGGTGCGGTCGGCGACGAGAAGCAGGATCACCGCGTTGACGATGATCCAGCCGAGCACGACGAGCCCGATCGCCCGCTGCACGTCGGCGAACCGGCCGAGCGCCAGTGACAGTCCGGCTGCCAGCAGCGGCAGCAGGACCGGAACGGCCACGAGCGCGGTCATGTGGTCGCCTCCGTCTCGGCGTCGTCCTCGGATTCGGCGAGCCTGCGTTCGAGCCTGCGGATGCGGCGGTCCTCGACGTCGTCGCGGACCTCGTCGTCACCGAGCAGCAACCACGAGCGGTAGGCCAGTGCGAGCAGGAACGTGGTGAGCGCGAAGGTGATGACGATCGCGGTGAGCGCCATCGCCTGCGGCAACGGGTCCGTCATCGACTCCGGCGGGGTGTCGCCGAGCAGCGGCGCACGGCCCGGTGGCCCGCCGGCGAGCTGCAGGAGCAGGTTCGCGCCGTGGCCGAGGATCACCGTGCCGATCAGGATCCGCATCAGGGAGCGCTGCATGATCAGGTAGAAGCCCGCGGAGTACAGGCCGGCCAGGACCAGCGCCATCGTCACGTTGACGGTCATCGCATGCCCTCCCGTTCCGCGGCGGCCGCGTCCGCCTCGATCCCGGAGCCGAGGGTGCGCAGCAGGTCCAGGACAGCGCCGACGATGAGCAGATAGACACCGATGTCGAGGAAAATGCTGGTGACGAGCTTGATTTCGCCGAGCACCGGCACTGCGAACTTGAGGATCTCGCTTTCCAGCACGGTCCCGCCGAACAGCAGCGGCAGGAAGCCGGTGACGACGGCGATCGCCAGCCCGAGGCCGATGAGCACCGGCGGCCGCATCGACACTCGCGCGCTGTCGTCCATGCGCCCGCCCGCCAGGTAACGGAGCACGAAGGCCTGGCTGGCGACGAGACCGCCGCTGAAGCCGCCGCCGGGACGGTCGTGGCCGGCGAAGAGCAGGTACAGCGAGAACACGATGACCGTGGGGAACACGATGCGGGCCGCGAGTTCGAGCAACACGGCCCGTTCCCGCCCGTCGCGCGGGAATCCGGACAGCAGCCAGCGTTCGCTCGGTGCGTCCCATCCGGACCACGAGGTGACCTGCGGTTCCGGGTCCGGTTGCTGCTTGTCGACGCTGGTCATTCGCGCACCTCCTGCTCGTAGGGGGTGACCTTGGGCTCCGGCACGGCATCGGCCGGATCGGTGATGTCGTCGGAGGCGGGCTTGCGTCGGATCGCTTCGCGGCGACGCTCGAACCGGGAGGCGATGATCAGGCTGGCCACGCCGGTGGCGGCGACCGACAGGACCGCGATCTCACCGACCGTGTCGAAGGCGCGGAAGTCCACGAGGATCGCGTTGACGATGTTGGTGGCGCCTGCTCCGTCCTCGGCGCGGGCGATGAACTCCTGACTCGCGACCGGCGGTGCCTGACGTGCGCTGCTGAAGATCATCGCGGCGGCCGCGACGAACACTCCGCCCGCGACGGCGACGAGCATCTTCTGACCCCGCAGCACCCGGCTGGCGGTGTCCGACTGACTGAACCGGATCGGCAACCTGCGCAGCACGAACACGAACGCGACCAGCGTCAGGGTCTCGACGAGGAACTGCGCGAGCGCGAGGTCCGGCCCGCCGTCGACGATGAACAGGCCGCCGATGCCGTAGCCGATGAAGCCGACCATGAGCACTGCGGTGAGGCGCCGCTGGGCACGCACCACCCCGACGACGGCGACGAGGACCGCGATCGCGAGCGGCACCTGCAGCGGGTGGTGCCACAGCGGCGCGTCGGTCGGGATCTCGGCCCCGGCCAGCAAGGCGACGCCGGGGATGGCCAACACCGTGAGCAGGATGATCCCGACGTAGGTCGGCAGCGAACCGGCCTGGGTACGACCGGTGACGGCGACGGCGGTACGTTCCAGCAGCGCCATGATCCGCTCGTAACCGCGCTGGGCGTTGAGGAAGTCGGGGTTCTCCGGGTAGCTCTCGCGCGCCTCGATCAGACGTGTGGTGCTGCGGTGGACGAGGATGCCGCCGACCAGCGCGATGAGCGAGTACAGCAACGGCAGGTTGAACCCGTGCCAGAGCGCGAGGTAGTACGTCGGGTCGTCGACGTCGAAACGCGCCGCGTAGGGCCCCACGAGCGAGTCGACGAGCGGACTCGCGGGCCCGAGCACCAGCCCGAACAGGGCCGGGACGAGCGCGGGAATCGTGAGCCACCACGTCGGCGACGACGCCTCCGTGGCATCGATGCCCGGCTTGGTCGCGAACGCGCCCCACATCAGCCGCAAGCTGTAGGCCACGGTGAACACGGAGCCGACGAGCAGTCCGACCCCGACGACCTGGTCGAGCGGACCGCCTTCGGTGAACGCCTCGAACGCGGCTTCCTTACCGACGAAGCCCAGCATCGGCGGCACGCCGGCCATGGACGCCGCCGCGAGTCCGGCGATCGTGGCGAGCACCGGCATCCGCTTGCCGAGACCGGAGAGTTCGCGCACGTCACGGGTGCCGGTCTGGTGGTCGATGATGCCCACGACCAGGAACAACGTCGCCTTGAACAGCCCGTGCGCGAGCAGCATCGTCAGCCCGGCGACGATCGTGACGTAGGTTTCCGCGCCCTGGAGTACGACGAGGAACCCGAGCTGGCTGACCGTGCCGTAGGCGAGCAGCTTCTTCAGGTCGTATTCGCGCAGCGCACGCCAACCGCACACGATCATGGTGAGCAGCCCGAGCACGACGGAGGGCACCGTCCACGCCGCCACGCCGACGAAGATCGGTCCCAGGCGGGCGATCAGGAACACACCGGCCTTCACCATCGACGCGGCGTGCAGGTAGGCACTGATCGGGGTCGGCGCCACCATCGCGGCGGGCAGCCAGTTGTGGAACGGGATCTGCGCGGACTTGGTGAACGCGCCGACCAGGGTCAGCACCCCGGCCACCACGACCGGGGGCCCGGAC
Coding sequences within it:
- a CDS encoding GNAT family N-acetyltransferase is translated as MLIRPERPQDIDAVRTVHTAAFERDDGARPVEVGLLDALRRCEDWIPALSLVAEQDDTVVGHVVCTRGHVGGHLALGLGPIGVLPANQGSGVGAALMHAVLAAADARGERLVALLGDPAYYRRFDFVPSTRHRIDPPDPTWGPYFQVRPLTAHDGTVHGTFRYAAPFADLGG
- a CDS encoding amidohydrolase; translated protein: MSLVGSDAVGDVDPGAVEDFGAGRGPSWLDSWLADNAEQVVRWRRHLHAHPELARRERATTDFLVDELESVGLEPKVLPQGTGLICDIGPESPHGPRTVALRADIDALPLTEATGLSCSSTVDGVAHACGHDAHTAILLAAAKALASAPELPGRIRLVFQPAEEVMPGGALDVLEAGGLDGVERIFGLHCDPRLPVGQIGTRVGPITSAADLVEIRLNSPGGHTSRPHLTGDLVHALGTVITGLPTLLSRRVDPRTGTVLVWGAVHAGEAPNAIPQDGVVRGTLRTGDRDTWAELEPLMHELTSSLLAPLGVGFDLLHRRGVPPVVNDAGSTRLLRGGVEAALGERGLTGTVQSSGGEDFGWYLEHVPGSFGRLGVWSGEGKPLDLHRPTFVLDERALFVGVRVMVHSALAACVS
- a CDS encoding M20 family metallopeptidase; the encoded protein is MVATCHAAVHRHRETLLALAHSLHAEPEVSFAEYRSAAKITELLADQGFRVQAPVAGLDTAFVAEKGEGDLVVGLCAEYDALPEVGHACGHNIIAASSVGAALALAEVADELGLRVRVLGTPAEETGGGKIVMLRAGLFDEVALAAMVHPAPEDVCRPSSLAIVDLEVRYTGRASHAASAPELGVNAADALTVAQVAIGLARQHLEPQQMVHGIVTEGGAAPNIVPAHTSAVFNLRAAGTQSLQRLENRIRACFDAGAVATGCTCEVTLVSPVYTELDADPWLVEAYRSAISETERTPVTRAEERTRTFGSTDMGNVTRELPAIHPLIAVDCGDAVNHQAEFATACASESGEQAVLDGARALAETVLAAATDPDQRDRLTASVQRRGSQRRHPSARPPELGTDESGQ
- the mnhG gene encoding monovalent cation/H(+) antiporter subunit G → MSWDEILAAILMITGAVSCVFGAIGLVTFPDVTSRLQAATKPQTLGLILILLGTAVELEFRYATGLLLVALLQLLTAPILAQLVGRAAYRSDSIRRDRLVVDELTERLQSERR
- a CDS encoding monovalent cation/H+ antiporter complex subunit F; this translates as MSAVYVLVFGLLCVAALMVLARLMLGRTTLDRIVALDVFVTLIVGGTCVGMAAQQDGSNVALLAAFALLAFIGSVSAARLVEKKEPYR
- a CDS encoding Na+/H+ antiporter subunit E, whose translation is MAEQVVSKRRPIRRIVRRLPLVGWLTLVWVLLWGTIDVGTVFFGLLVGVLVSLVFPVPPIDTNIVLRPWSLLRLALYLAYDLVSSTIRVSWQSVRYGPRTTASIVAVRTMTDSDHLTAMTANALSMAPGRFVMQIDRANRICYVYALATSDVEAVRREFHALERRVVRAVGAQSDLVRCAVPEEAVPGTPATDSASEGGRQ
- a CDS encoding Na+/H+ antiporter subunit D, whose product is MTALVAVPVLLPLLAAGLSLALGRFADVQRAIGLVVLGWIIVNAVILLLVADRTGPIVLQLGDWAAPAGISLVADRLSSLLLLVSALVTFAVLVYSIGQRITDYGRGVSSTTFHPMYLVLCSGVSLAYLTGDLFNLFVAFELMLSSSYVLITRRSTAERIRAGMTYVIVSLVSSLLFITMIALVYASTGTVNMADLGVKVAALPEGLQTALGLLVVIVFGVKSAMVPLHFWLPDSYPTAPAPVTAVFAGLLTKVGVYALIRTQTLVFTHEASWYLMLGIALTTMIIGALGALAQNDLNRMLSFLLVSHIGYMLFGLGVYDGAGLTGVILYVVHHITVQATLFLVSGLITRHTGTVALSRMGGLSKAAPLIAVLFAVPALTLAGVPPFSGFIAKLALLQAGVNAGTWAAYVVTGGAVLTSLLTLYAMARVWTRAFWGQVKAPEGDPDPQDELVVGTGTTSKPMVLATGVLVAASVMIAVLAGPLADVSARAAEDLMHGEAYRTAVLGGGSGG
- a CDS encoding Na(+)/H(+) antiporter subunit C: MTVNVTMALVLAGLYSAGFYLIMQRSLMRILIGTVILGHGANLLLQLAGGPPGRAPLLGDTPPESMTDPLPQAMALTAIVITFALTTFLLALAYRSWLLLGDDEVRDDVEDRRIRRLERRLAESEDDAETEATT
- a CDS encoding MnhB domain-containing protein, whose protein sequence is MTSVDKQQPDPEPQVTSWSGWDAPSERWLLSGFPRDGRERAVLLELAARIVFPTVIVFSLYLLFAGHDRPGGGFSGGLVASQAFVLRYLAGGRMDDSARVSMRPPVLIGLGLAIAVVTGFLPLLFGGTVLESEILKFAVPVLGEIKLVTSIFLDIGVYLLIVGAVLDLLRTLGSGIEADAAAAEREGMR
- the mbhE gene encoding hydrogen gas-evolving membrane-bound hydrogenase subunit E, which translates into the protein MPLLALVALHLLGAILLPTVAVRNTRAAFLVAAVLPAVGFGWIVMRLPAVLGGQPIDETLAWAPRLGLEFSFRLDPLAVVMGLLVTGIGALVLVYSAYYFGRGSGDARRSAPLLLAFAGAMLGLVLVDDLIALYVFWELTTICSFLLVGQAGISRESRRAALQALLLTTLGGLAMLLGFVVLGETAGTYRISELLAAPPSGPPVVVAGVLTLVGAFTKSAQIPFHNWLPAAMVAPTPISAYLHAASMVKAGVFLIARLGPIFVGVAAWTVPSVVLGLLTMIVCGWRALREYDLKKLLAYGTVSQLGFLVVLQGAETYVTIVAGLTMLLAHGLFKATLFLVVGIIDHQTGTRDVRELSGLGKRMPVLATIAGLAAASMAGVPPMLGFVGKEAAFEAFTEGGPLDQVVGVGLLVGSVFTVAYSLRLMWGAFATKPGIDATEASSPTWWLTIPALVPALFGLVLGPASPLVDSLVGPYAARFDVDDPTYYLALWHGFNLPLLYSLIALVGGILVHRSTTRLIEARESYPENPDFLNAQRGYERIMALLERTAVAVTGRTQAGSLPTYVGIILLTVLAIPGVALLAGAEIPTDAPLWHHPLQVPLAIAVLVAVVGVVRAQRRLTAVLMVGFIGYGIGGLFIVDGGPDLALAQFLVETLTLVAFVFVLRRLPIRFSQSDTASRVLRGQKMLVAVAGGVFVAAAAMIFSSARQAPPVASQEFIARAEDGAGATNIVNAILVDFRAFDTVGEIAVLSVAATGVASLIIASRFERRREAIRRKPASDDITDPADAVPEPKVTPYEQEVRE